One window from the genome of Schistocerca piceifrons isolate TAMUIC-IGC-003096 chromosome 1, iqSchPice1.1, whole genome shotgun sequence encodes:
- the LOC124795724 gene encoding ankyrin repeat domain-containing protein 49-like translates to MEQFYVSGWDDDDRNVEEDGGEIHLAAERGDVESVEELLKGDPDLVNARDKDGYTPLHRACYGDHVKTAEILLRAGADIEAGTLDGWRPLHSACRWNNARIVALLLAHGACVNAPSEGSQTPLHLAASHSHSLETLQLLLMHPSVRPELKNSVEETAEDIAVRGGPLGYLFEVTEDCVNKI, encoded by the coding sequence ATGGAACAGTTTTATGTAAGTGGGTGGGATGACGATGACAGGAATGTAGAAGAAGATGGGGGTGAGATACATTTGGCAGCAGAGAGGGGAGACGTTGAATCTGTTGAGGAGCTACTAAAAGGCGATCCAGATCTTGTAAACGCTCGCGATAAAGATGGATATACGCCTTTACATCGAGCTTGTTACGGTGACCACGTGAAGACCGCTGAAATACTTCTAAGAGCTGGTGCTGATATAGAGGCAGGTACATTGGATGGCTGGCGTCCTCTACATTCGGCCTGTCGCTGGAACAATGCACGCATAGTTGCTTTACTTCTTGCTCATGGCGCATGTGTAAACGCACCAAGTGAGGGTTCACAAACCCCTCTGCACTTAGCTGCATCTCATAGTCATAGTTTGGAAACACTACAGCTGTTGCTAATGCATCCCAGTGTCAGACCGGAGCTGAAGAACAGTGTGGAAGAAACAGCTGAAGATATTGCAGTTCGAGGAGGACCTCTCGGCTATCTGTTCGAAGTGACTGAAGATTGTGTGAATAAAATATGA